One Echeneis naucrates chromosome 16, fEcheNa1.1, whole genome shotgun sequence DNA window includes the following coding sequences:
- the LOC115056521 gene encoding cytosolic 5'-nucleotidase 1B, giving the protein MLSTVRNDDVTQKDADRAVVVAVTSRAVFECGADDDEVYKVGRAFPLLQALRRVNERLLEQDSAETLLFDVVLVTTDRQQQQQRSRIISSTRRHGLEVGRFCFSSEEDFIEGLLKNSVGLFLTTEGDEASQASQKGVVSALLEQQTTSCSSEKLRVFFCGDSVIQPETGPTPASRAAAQSFSTQVGEMRRKFSMTDSPLSVVMVMSRGGRDSCCAALHTLRFRGVSVDEVYCLAGAPRGPILSELRPHFWLSDGFSSLEE; this is encoded by the exons ATGCTCTCCACCGTCCGGAACGACGACGTGACGCAG AAGGATGCGGACCGTGCAGTGGTTGTTGCGGTAACATCTCGTGCTGTGTTTGAATgtggagctgatgatgatgaggtgtACAAAGTTGGGAGGGCTTTCCCgctgctgcag GCGCTGCGTCGGGTGAATGAGCGTCTGCTGGAGCAGGATTCTGCTGAGACGCTGCTGTTCGACGTCGTCCTCGTCACCactgacagacaacagcagcagcagcgctcCCGCATCATCAGCAGCACCAGACGTCATG GTCTTGAAGTTggcagattttgtttttccagcgAGGAGGATTTCATCGAGGGTTTGCTGAAAAACAGCGTGGGACTCTTCCTGACGACGGAGGGAGACGAGGCATCGCAGGCGTCACAGAAAG GTGTTGTCTCTGCGCTGTTAGAGCAGCAGACCACTTCCTGTTCGTCGGAGAAGCTCAGAGTCTTCTTCTGCGGAGACTCCGTCATTCAGCCTGAAACTGGCCCAACGCCGGCGAGCCGAGCAGCCGCTCAG aGTTTCTCGACCCAGGTCGGTGAGATGCGGCGGAAGTTCAGCATGACTGACAGTCCTCTCAGCGTTGTCATGGTAATGTCGCGTGGTGGCAGAGACAGCTGCTGCGCCGCACTTCATACTCTGCGGTTCCGTGGCGTCAGCGTGGACGAAGTGTACTGTCTGGCTGGGGCCCCTCGGGGCCCCATCCTGTCCGAGCTCAGACCTCATTTCTGGCTCAGTGATGGATTCAGCAGCCTGGAGGAGTGA